CAGCGTGGGATCTTGTTTTAATTCGTCGTCGCTGTAGTCAAGATAGGCCGGTTTATCAATGCCGATGAGAACGAGTTGCGGGTCTATCGGTGTTTTCGTGCCGTATGTGGCGCGCAAATCTTCGGTGTAAGCCTCCAGTCCGACCAGCGAGGATAAATTGTTATGCGTCCACCCCAGCATCAAAAACAAAAGCGCCGTGCCTCCGCAAATCGCCGTCACGACCCAGAAACGGCGGTTGTGTTTTTTGAACTTGAAAGCGCTTAGGAATTTGCGAAACACGCCGCAGCTTACCGGGTGCGCGTGGCGTTGACAATTTCCTTCGCTTTGCTTACACGAGTGGTGGTAACATTCCCTCGTCGCAACGAATTAACTTTTCCGCGCTGGACGGCGAAAGTATGCCGCCCTCGGCGAGGGTCGCGCTCTGGTGAATACGAGATTACTGATAGGCATGGTGCTGCTGGCTTCGCGGCTGCCGCTCGCGGCGGTCCCGCTGACTGAAAGCACGTTCACGGACGTCGTGCGCTCCGTCGAGGTCATCAATGCCTCCGATAAAAATGCCGCCCCCGCGAAGCTCAACGGGATTTTCAAGGCGCCCAACCTCATCCGCACCGGCGTTGCTTCACGCGCGGAATTGACCGCGCCGGACCAGACGCTCACCCGCGTCGGCGCGAACACGGTTTTTTCCTTTGCTCCCGTTGGCCGTGAAGTGGATCTCGCGCAAGGCAGCATTCTTTTTCATTCGCCGACCGGGCGCGGCGGCGGCACGATCAAAAGCGGAGGCGCTTCCGCCGCCGTGAGCGGAACCACGCTCATCGTCGCCACCACGGCGGTCGAACATCCCGGCGATCACAACGGCTTCAAAGTCATCCTGCTCGAAGGCACCGGTCACGTGACGCTTGCCAATGGTGAAACCATCACCGTCAAAGCCGGGCAAATGATTTATGTTCTGCCGGACCACACCGGCTTCGGCCCGCTGCTCAACATCAATCTCGGAAAACTCGTCAACGGCTCCGCGCTCGTCAATGGTTTCAGCCATCCCCTGCCGTCGCTTCCGCTCATCGAGATCGTCATTCACGATCAGGACATTCGTTTGAAATCCGGCACAGTGGTGGATACCGGCAAACCCGCGGACAAATTTCTTCACAATCCACCCACGCTGAATTTCGGCCCCCATTCCGCCCCCAGCGGTGGAGATCCCAACATCCCGGGAATGGCGCCCGCGCCGACGCTTGGCCCGACGATTGATGGCCAGCCGTCGAACAATCCTTTTCAACATGAGGTTCCGCGCTCGTTCCAACTCCAGCCACCTTTCGGTCCCTGAGCGCGCATGAGATTATCTATCCTTCGAAAAACCATTGCCGCGTCCCTGCTGATTTCCGCCAGCGCGGCGGCGTGGGCGCAATCTCCCGCCGCGCTTGACCAGCTCAACACCACCCAGCAGCATCGCGACCTTGATCAGGCCGGCGAATCGCTTTACGACAAGGACTCACTCGCGCCCGAACTTTATCCGCACGAGGCCGACGACATTGGCCCGCAATCTGTTCTCAGCACGAAATCGCCGCGCACACTTTTTGAAGGCGTCGCCGACGTCCAATATTATTATAGCGACAACGCCTTTCTCGATCACAACGTGCGCCTGCCTGCCGGCGTGCTGGTGAGCAGCGCGCAGTTTTCCCTCGCGCCCACGCCGTCTCCATTAGGCAATGGACAATCCGCGCCGCGCGTCGGTTTTCGTGAGCAATGGTTCGATTTCCTGCAATACGACAGCCACGGCCTCAACCTCAATGCGTTCGATTTCAATGTCCAAACCGTATTCGCCGAGGAACGGTGGAGTTACAAGAATTGGATCTTCGGCGCGGGCTTTGATTACAACCGATTGCTCACCACGTCAGCGTACCGGCAATTTTATTCCGAGTATGTTCCGCGCTGGGAAGCGACCCGGATTTTCAGCACCGGCCGGCATCAGGCATTTTCCCTGGGTTATCAAGGCTACTATCACTTTGGAAATTCCAGCGTCTTTCAACTTCCCGACTCGGGATTTGCCGACCGGCTCGACCAGGTGCTGCTCGCCACTTACTCGTACGGCGTGACCTCCGATTTTATTCTCCAGCCCTACTACACGTTTCGCTACACGCATTTCACCGGCGAGAACCGCGAGGACTACGAAAATTCCGTCGGCCTCGGCCTGTATTATTTCATCGGCAATTACGTCAGCGCGCGGGCTTATGTCGGTTACGACGTGCGCAACTCCAGCGTCCTCGACGCGGAATATCACCAGTTCGATGCCGGCGGCGGGTTGAATTTTACGATTAGGTTTTAGAAATCAGCGTACTCCGGCAATTTTGTCGTTGGTAAGATTCATCGCCACATGCCATCCAAAAAATTGGTACAACCAATTATTTTTTGTTTGTGAATGCTCCAGATGCGAAGTTGGGCTTGCATGCGCCCGTGAGCGTTGGTTTGAGAAACAATTTCAAGATGATAAGGTTCTCCCCATAGATCCGTGAATTGTTCCTTTTGATGCCAAATCCCGTTTCCAGTCGCGACAAAATCAATGAATGAATCATTCACTTTCAAATGGCTCAATCGTTTATATAATAAATGATTGTTGGTGATAACCGATTCGTCGATTTGGCTGTCAGTCACGATGGAATATTGTTCGATGGCCTCAGCGATGCCAATAAAGTCTGATCGCACGGTCTTCTCAATCGGTTCAACGATCACATGACTCGGCGCCA
This sequence is a window from Verrucomicrobiia bacterium. Protein-coding genes within it:
- a CDS encoding FecR family protein, producing MNTRLLIGMVLLASRLPLAAVPLTESTFTDVVRSVEVINASDKNAAPAKLNGIFKAPNLIRTGVASRAELTAPDQTLTRVGANTVFSFAPVGREVDLAQGSILFHSPTGRGGGTIKSGGASAAVSGTTLIVATTAVEHPGDHNGFKVILLEGTGHVTLANGETITVKAGQMIYVLPDHTGFGPLLNINLGKLVNGSALVNGFSHPLPSLPLIEIVIHDQDIRLKSGTVVDTGKPADKFLHNPPTLNFGPHSAPSGGDPNIPGMAPAPTLGPTIDGQPSNNPFQHEVPRSFQLQPPFGP